From the Candidatus Krumholzibacteriota bacterium genome, one window contains:
- a CDS encoding AI-2E family transporter, which translates to MTDRSENRTDEKGGGEFNLNRRALIVILFLVSGLFLAVVRSFLVSILLASTLVTLLYPIYKKIQVFTHGRNSTASIITCFMLLLCLFLPMVFLALHVADQAVDLYENARPRAAELLEGEESQIVKWFKGLRFYGWMKLDSIDWQETLQKVAGKTGAVSASVINKTSKGLFDLLTSFFVIFLTMFFFFRDGERILSRLKYLSPLKDEYERLIFKRFVEISRATVRGTFLIGLIQGAAGTLILLFFGFKSWLLLGVIMAIFSIIPVVGAWIILIPAGAIRIFTGDIWQGVVIVILTGLVVSTVDNLLRPRLVGRETGMHDLLVFFSTLGGISVFGISGFIVGPVIAALFLTVVEIWGEEFASSLKA; encoded by the coding sequence GTGACTGACCGATCTGAGAACCGGACTGATGAAAAAGGCGGAGGAGAATTTAACTTAAACCGAAGAGCGCTTATTGTCATTCTTTTTCTGGTGTCCGGTCTGTTTCTGGCTGTAGTAAGAAGTTTCCTTGTTTCTATTTTACTCGCTTCAACCCTTGTTACCCTTCTATATCCCATTTATAAGAAAATTCAGGTATTTACCCACGGGAGAAACAGCACGGCTTCTATCATAACATGTTTTATGCTTCTATTATGTCTATTTCTACCCATGGTTTTTCTGGCTCTTCATGTAGCTGATCAGGCAGTGGATCTTTATGAGAACGCCCGCCCCCGGGCAGCTGAATTGCTAGAGGGCGAAGAAAGCCAGATAGTGAAATGGTTCAAAGGACTGAGGTTCTACGGCTGGATGAAGTTAGATAGCATAGATTGGCAGGAAACGCTTCAGAAGGTTGCCGGCAAAACCGGAGCTGTGTCAGCTTCGGTAATAAACAAGACTTCCAAAGGGCTCTTTGATCTTTTAACGAGTTTCTTTGTTATTTTCTTAACTATGTTTTTTTTCTTCAGGGACGGAGAAAGGATCTTGTCGCGTCTTAAATATTTAAGTCCTTTAAAGGACGAATATGAAAGATTGATCTTCAAAAGATTTGTCGAGATTTCCAGGGCTACCGTTAGAGGAACATTTTTAATAGGGCTTATTCAGGGAGCAGCAGGAACTCTGATTCTTTTATTCTTCGGGTTCAAGTCATGGCTTCTATTAGGGGTAATTATGGCAATTTTTTCTATAATTCCAGTTGTCGGGGCGTGGATTATACTGATTCCGGCAGGTGCCATTCGCATCTTTACAGGTGATATATGGCAAGGAGTTGTGATAGTAATTTTAACTGGACTAGTTGTTTCAACTGTTGATAATCTTCTAAGGCCGAGACTTGTTGGTCGTGAGACCGGCATGCATGATCTGTTGGTTTTCTTTTCGACACTTGGAGGAATATCGGTTTTCGGGATCTCGGGATTTATAGTAGGGCCTGTAATTGCGGCTTTGTTTCTTACCGTAGTTGAAATATGGGGCGAGGAATTCGCTTCCAGTCTTAAAGCATGA
- a CDS encoding UvrD-helicase domain-containing protein, protein MSILNKQQREAVLSGDGYVLVLAGAGSGKTKVLTERIAYLIREKNVSPERILAFTFTNKAAGEMRTRVEEKLDVRSLSFWIGTFHATGLRILRREAQHIGFKNNFAIYDEDDSLRMVKKIIKEGNWRLNDYPYASARNKISNWKNKLISPDKAYEDASDYIEEQLAEVYKAYDLSLRGCNAFDFDDLITKTVEVFTANPKIKKRYARQFKYVLVDEFQDTNPIQMVMIDMLSSHSENLFVVGDEDQSIYGWRGAAVENILQFDSIYTNAEIIRLEKNYRSTNTILKAANSVIANNAERKGKVLWSNNGKGRPLQVFFADDEQEEADAVKETVINLIRNGYKRSEIAVLYRTNAQSRALEQSMNRGGLPYQIIGGVRFYERREIKDLLGYLKLINNPADDVNFLRVVNLPRRGIGKVTLEKLKEESGGGNLLPSLRDKNVLKRFSGLQKEKLEKFSTMMAAFELGARKSNAHEVLSEVISKTRYRKYLSKEPQTAQARLENIEELLNETIRFVSDAEESSLANFLEEIALISAVDTMKNEDTVSLMTLHNSKGLEYRVVMITGLEEGLLPHYSSFDSEGELEEERRLFYVGMTRAKELLFVFTSSARMKFGNWQNNMPSRFLDEIPDSLKNEIGNVEREHASDRFLLTVTSNNSVDNEKVLSAGYGRYRKGVTVKHPTFGVGKIKEVEGRNRDLKVTVYFAGHGSKKFLACYAPFTFI, encoded by the coding sequence ATGAGCATACTTAACAAGCAGCAAAGGGAAGCCGTTCTCTCGGGTGATGGGTATGTACTTGTTCTTGCCGGGGCGGGAAGTGGGAAAACCAAGGTTCTTACTGAAAGAATTGCTTATTTAATAAGAGAAAAGAATGTTTCACCGGAGCGGATACTTGCTTTTACATTTACAAACAAGGCCGCAGGTGAAATGAGAACGAGAGTTGAAGAAAAGCTCGATGTGAGAAGCCTGTCGTTCTGGATCGGTACGTTTCACGCTACGGGATTGAGGATATTGAGGAGAGAGGCGCAGCACATAGGGTTCAAAAATAATTTCGCCATTTATGATGAAGACGATTCATTGAGAATGGTTAAAAAGATTATCAAAGAAGGTAATTGGAGATTGAATGATTATCCCTATGCTTCAGCGAGGAATAAGATATCGAACTGGAAGAATAAGCTTATTTCTCCTGATAAGGCCTATGAAGACGCCTCTGATTATATAGAAGAACAGCTGGCCGAAGTTTATAAGGCTTATGATTTATCACTTCGCGGGTGCAACGCCTTTGATTTTGACGATTTGATTACAAAGACAGTCGAGGTTTTTACAGCTAATCCAAAGATAAAGAAGCGGTACGCCAGACAGTTCAAATATGTATTGGTTGACGAATTTCAGGATACTAATCCGATACAGATGGTAATGATAGATATGCTTTCTTCCCATTCTGAGAATCTCTTTGTAGTAGGGGATGAGGATCAATCAATTTACGGGTGGAGAGGCGCGGCTGTTGAAAATATACTGCAATTCGACAGTATATATACTAACGCCGAAATCATCCGCCTTGAAAAGAATTATAGATCAACCAACACTATTCTTAAAGCAGCTAACTCGGTTATAGCCAATAACGCGGAGCGAAAGGGAAAAGTACTCTGGTCGAATAATGGTAAAGGAAGACCTCTGCAGGTGTTTTTCGCCGACGATGAACAGGAAGAGGCCGATGCCGTGAAAGAAACTGTAATAAATCTGATAAGAAACGGATATAAAAGGAGTGAAATAGCAGTCTTGTACCGAACAAACGCTCAATCCAGAGCCTTGGAACAGTCGATGAACCGAGGGGGACTGCCGTATCAGATTATTGGCGGCGTGAGATTTTACGAGAGAAGGGAAATAAAAGACCTGCTTGGATATCTCAAATTGATAAATAATCCGGCTGATGACGTTAATTTCCTCCGTGTTGTCAATCTTCCGCGAAGGGGGATAGGTAAAGTAACACTGGAAAAACTCAAAGAAGAAAGCGGCGGAGGAAATTTACTGCCATCCTTGAGAGATAAGAACGTACTTAAAAGATTCAGCGGGTTACAGAAGGAAAAACTGGAGAAATTTTCAACAATGATGGCTGCTTTTGAACTGGGCGCGCGTAAGAGCAACGCTCATGAGGTTCTTTCGGAAGTCATCTCAAAAACCCGATACCGTAAATATTTAAGCAAAGAACCCCAGACAGCTCAGGCGAGACTTGAGAATATAGAGGAGTTGCTTAATGAAACGATAAGATTTGTATCTGACGCCGAGGAATCTTCACTCGCTAATTTTCTTGAAGAGATAGCGCTTATCAGCGCGGTTGATACGATGAAGAATGAGGATACGGTGTCGCTTATGACTCTTCATAATTCTAAGGGGCTCGAGTACAGGGTTGTTATGATTACCGGACTTGAGGAAGGTCTGCTTCCGCATTATTCCAGTTTTGATTCAGAAGGCGAGCTCGAAGAAGAAAGAAGGCTCTTTTATGTGGGGATGACAAGGGCGAAGGAGCTTCTATTTGTTTTTACATCTTCCGCGAGGATGAAATTCGGAAACTGGCAGAATAATATGCCGTCGAGATTCCTCGATGAAATTCCTGATTCACTTAAGAATGAAATTGGCAATGTTGAAAGAGAACACGCGAGTGACAGATTTCTTCTTACTGTCACTTCAAATAATAGTGTCGATAATGAAAAAGTTTTATCAGCCGGGTACGGAAGGTACAGAAAAGGGGTTACCGTAAAACATCCCACCTTTGGAGTTGGAAAAATAAAGGAAGTTGAAGGCAGAAACAGGGATTTGAAAGTGACTGTGTATTTCGCCGGTCACGGGAGCAAAAAATTTCTGGCTTGTTATGCCCCCTTTACTTTTATATAG
- a CDS encoding translocation/assembly module TamB domain-containing protein, which produces MTKKIIKKRILLSISSVIILVILALTIGVLFMHTGFFADRAAGVLGSYYLHGTDYKLEIGKISGNPLNRLTIRNVIVRYAGEDFSYDVIRIDKIYCQFDLVSLLGSKHNLEKLSFFSPHLWIKPSPAKADRIPGGSEVLGRLFRFTVEELLISNGQVIYQGSNTAEAVKNIDLLASVVSEEEAVYLHTLNGSCDFITRKININEMKGDIVWKPAEKKRDTGSSISLENYSVRTGTSKLKFEGSFDPRSMNINLHVNATPFDFEELTRALNFETETRGRLTGVFDLRSEGDSLDLKGETGGIIGGFALENFDFDITAKDSTVRFNHFKGGLNGAYVEGDGVYLFDAKKMLNISLKVENVDLSKGFYPGIGLPETDFTGKMGIEYYFSNGEMKLRFELKKGHFRRFPFEHADIYGIYRADSLFLKNVRMVSPTHTADIHGSITGKDEVNLFVDVQCEASDTLFPYFNIEQYRSGINVRGLWRGTFDSWDLRVSGECRNFEYRNVLIPDGQIKLAMKRAEHDSLFLDLSGDSCYIDPFEFSGIELSLDYSGGRANIKRLNLRGSDFKASMWGEIIKDGDLTKFAFRDVLLETLGEEWMSSGNFDIVIGDSTMLFDDLQFHSKLGALYFGGTLNKSANTLNGKFSFDRLDASLLNRSGLISVPLEGKARGALTFTGDISDPSVKIDLGLSEGAVDTLTVKSLAVNASYRDGFCEIDSLSLSTTAGFGFASGTIEGTSWKEIKENGVDAFRHAVVDLEIYSAKLKMKPFAEYFGNVPFSDGTFTGKLVLTDSLAHPEIYFDGAINDLALRHIIIPRVDVHAWARGDRINFGGTIFVPPSGEGKLDGFLPLRKKKWFYSLDKEKPVNFNLVLPDCDLDKVDDISDLVAEADGVGSLRFSVEGSINDPDLSGSISLLNAGFRPAGLEERFWDVNSQISLEDTLIKINSLRGKEGKNGKFNCSGNIVLREWKPVNYDVSIDLDKVLVAGIRDVMAVVSGRLMIGNKEIENSIIPSLTGDLKINKVELYYDLAKMGEGGNGMNINVPSWLAEINLDIEGDARIRTPDANVEFLGEVVLFHDRNGTYIRGTLRLHRGWYNIYNNKFRIISGTLVFANAGQFRPIVDIEAETLDPEGKRIYLTILWDEDDPQPRLSLHHEDSGYSETDIWKMLGGGIVGSRDGNKDEWDALGTAQNLAANYFENVLNSQMEGFTVSLEQNTQSLNSHSTAGEKETMLAVGKYLSQGLYVKYKQGLTVFTERNFEVEYRISDLFMIRSEYMHSDRAFIGESRSNSDEVNFDIKVRWEF; this is translated from the coding sequence ATGACTAAAAAAATAATAAAAAAAAGGATCCTTCTCTCTATTTCCTCTGTGATTATCTTGGTGATCCTGGCGTTAACTATTGGTGTGCTCTTTATGCATACCGGTTTTTTCGCCGATAGAGCGGCGGGTGTCCTGGGTAGTTACTATTTACATGGGACTGACTATAAACTGGAAATAGGCAAAATTAGCGGAAATCCTCTCAACAGGCTTACAATCCGGAATGTTATCGTTCGTTACGCAGGTGAAGATTTCTCATACGATGTAATAAGAATAGATAAAATTTACTGTCAGTTCGATCTTGTTTCTCTCCTTGGAAGTAAACATAATTTGGAAAAGCTGTCTTTTTTTAGTCCTCATTTATGGATTAAACCCAGCCCCGCCAAAGCTGACAGAATTCCCGGTGGGAGTGAGGTATTGGGCAGATTATTCAGATTTACGGTTGAAGAACTGCTTATTTCTAATGGTCAGGTAATATACCAGGGGTCAAATACAGCGGAAGCTGTTAAGAATATCGATCTTCTCGCTTCTGTAGTCTCGGAAGAAGAAGCGGTTTATCTCCATACGCTGAACGGTTCCTGCGATTTTATTACCAGAAAGATAAATATAAATGAAATGAAGGGAGATATAGTATGGAAACCCGCTGAAAAGAAAAGAGATACGGGAAGCAGTATATCACTTGAAAATTATTCAGTTCGCACGGGTACCTCCAAACTGAAGTTTGAAGGAAGTTTTGATCCGCGCTCTATGAATATAAATTTACACGTGAATGCCACCCCCTTTGATTTTGAGGAATTAACCCGGGCTCTTAATTTTGAAACTGAAACCAGAGGGAGACTGACCGGTGTTTTTGACCTGCGCTCAGAGGGGGATAGTTTGGATTTAAAGGGGGAAACGGGTGGAATAATTGGAGGTTTTGCCCTCGAGAATTTCGATTTTGATATAACCGCGAAAGATTCTACTGTCAGGTTCAATCACTTTAAAGGAGGACTTAACGGAGCATACGTGGAAGGTGACGGTGTTTATTTATTTGATGCAAAGAAGATGTTAAATATCAGCTTAAAAGTTGAGAACGTTGATCTTTCAAAGGGTTTTTATCCCGGAATCGGCCTTCCGGAAACTGATTTTACCGGTAAAATGGGGATTGAATATTATTTCTCAAATGGTGAAATGAAACTCCGGTTTGAGCTTAAAAAGGGTCATTTTAGAAGATTCCCTTTTGAACATGCTGATATTTACGGTATTTATAGAGCGGACAGTCTGTTTCTTAAGAACGTCCGGATGGTGTCGCCAACTCATACTGCAGACATACACGGAAGCATAACGGGGAAAGATGAAGTAAACCTCTTTGTTGATGTTCAATGTGAAGCATCTGACACCCTGTTTCCCTATTTCAATATTGAGCAGTACAGGTCCGGAATTAATGTAAGAGGATTATGGCGGGGTACTTTTGATTCCTGGGATTTGCGTGTAAGCGGAGAATGCAGAAATTTTGAATATAGGAATGTTTTAATTCCCGATGGACAAATTAAACTTGCAATGAAAAGGGCTGAACACGACAGTCTCTTTCTGGATCTTTCAGGAGATAGTTGTTATATAGATCCCTTTGAGTTTTCCGGAATAGAATTATCTCTTGATTATTCCGGGGGAAGGGCCAACATAAAAAGGCTTAATCTTAGAGGATCCGATTTCAAGGCAAGTATGTGGGGCGAAATAATAAAAGATGGAGATCTGACAAAATTCGCGTTCAGAGATGTTCTTCTTGAAACCCTGGGTGAAGAATGGATGAGCAGCGGCAATTTTGATATTGTTATTGGTGATTCAACAATGCTTTTTGACGATCTTCAGTTTCATTCGAAACTCGGTGCTTTATATTTTGGAGGTACACTAAACAAATCAGCAAATACACTGAATGGCAAATTCAGTTTTGACAGGCTGGACGCATCACTCTTAAACCGTTCCGGATTAATATCGGTCCCGCTGGAGGGTAAGGCGCGTGGAGCCCTTACTTTTACCGGAGACATATCCGATCCGTCGGTTAAGATTGATCTGGGATTATCAGAGGGGGCAGTTGACACCTTGACTGTAAAGTCTCTTGCCGTTAATGCTTCTTACAGAGACGGGTTCTGCGAGATCGATTCGCTTAGTTTATCGACTACAGCCGGATTTGGGTTCGCAAGCGGAACAATAGAGGGGACTTCCTGGAAGGAGATTAAGGAGAATGGGGTTGATGCTTTCCGACATGCTGTTGTTGACTTAGAGATCTATTCAGCAAAATTGAAGATGAAACCCTTCGCCGAATATTTCGGCAACGTTCCCTTTTCAGACGGAACTTTTACCGGAAAACTCGTTTTAACTGATTCACTCGCGCATCCTGAAATATATTTTGACGGAGCGATCAATGATCTGGCTTTGCGTCACATTATTATTCCCAGGGTGGATGTGCACGCCTGGGCAAGGGGAGACCGGATTAATTTTGGCGGAACAATATTCGTGCCGCCTTCAGGGGAAGGCAAGTTGGACGGATTTTTGCCCCTGCGGAAGAAGAAGTGGTTCTATTCTCTTGATAAGGAAAAGCCTGTTAATTTTAATCTTGTATTACCCGATTGTGATCTTGATAAAGTGGATGATATATCAGATCTTGTGGCGGAAGCGGACGGAGTTGGTTCATTGAGGTTTAGTGTTGAAGGCAGTATAAACGACCCGGATTTGTCAGGCAGCATATCACTCTTAAACGCGGGATTTAGACCGGCCGGTTTGGAAGAAAGATTTTGGGATGTAAATTCCCAAATAAGCCTGGAAGATACATTGATAAAGATTAATAGTCTCAGAGGTAAAGAAGGCAAGAATGGTAAATTCAATTGCTCCGGGAATATTGTTTTACGGGAGTGGAAACCTGTCAATTATGATGTGTCAATAGACTTAGACAAAGTTCTCGTTGCCGGAATAAGAGATGTTATGGCGGTTGTAAGCGGAAGGTTGATGATAGGAAATAAAGAAATTGAAAACAGCATAATACCATCGTTGACGGGTGATCTCAAAATTAACAAGGTTGAGTTATATTATGATCTTGCTAAAATGGGAGAAGGGGGGAATGGTATGAATATCAATGTCCCTTCCTGGTTAGCTGAAATAAACCTTGATATAGAAGGAGACGCGCGAATACGCACTCCCGATGCAAACGTTGAATTCCTCGGAGAAGTTGTTCTGTTTCATGACAGGAACGGGACGTATATAAGAGGAACACTTCGGCTCCATCGGGGATGGTATAATATTTACAATAATAAATTCAGAATAATTTCGGGAACTCTCGTTTTTGCCAATGCCGGCCAATTCAGACCGATTGTGGACATTGAAGCCGAGACACTTGACCCTGAGGGAAAAAGGATCTATTTGACTATTTTATGGGATGAAGATGACCCTCAGCCCAGGTTGTCACTTCATCATGAAGATAGCGGATATAGTGAAACGGATATTTGGAAGATGTTGGGAGGTGGAATCGTAGGGTCAAGGGATGGAAACAAAGACGAGTGGGACGCCCTTGGAACAGCACAAAACCTGGCCGCCAATTATTTCGAGAATGTCCTGAATTCACAAATGGAGGGATTTACCGTTTCTCTTGAGCAAAACACCCAGAGTTTGAATTCACATAGTACGGCAGGTGAGAAAGAAACGATGTTAGCCGTAGGTAAATATCTTTCACAGGGATTATATGTCAAGTATAAACAAGGATTAACGGTATTTACCGAACGAAATTTTGAAGTAGAATATAGAATCAGCGATCTTTTTATGATACGTTCAGAATATATGCATTCAGATAGAGCATTCATTGGGGAGAGCAGAAGTAACAGTGATGAAGTAAATTTTGACATTAAAGTCAGGTGGGAATTCTGA
- the bamA gene encoding outer membrane protein assembly factor BamA: MSISMLYKIRKALSTAILSFIIFSGEVCFFSNVLAEGFDDELPVVDRIIILGNRTFDDKTLKSKMQTKEKGFISFFNKPRYRKDFLIRDLERIKSFYKKKGFFKTEVNLSSLVRDEKSNSVIIKIIIDEGERTRIRSLEIEDPKVISESLIRDVLELTVGHPYNPNLVKTDQYAIFNLFVQKGYLGTGVSYDVNIDSTEVDLIWKIKTGEKAKIDSISITGNSKVDTEIVSRELTIHPGDYFDLKKIQQSKQNLYNTGCFSSVDIQPEDLNLEEGIVDLHLAVREREMGYIEAGIGVGNVHASHMFLEWGQRNLLNRGYGLRLTSSYSFSLFQENEINFSDMVFDRKYVRYEGELRFPHILSTWNTFSLGAYYEDDATILPAVFSSMSYTAAISRNVSRQTLILLSYAFEHIKRNPVTGQASESGRRSLKLKYRRDTRKYYFNPKKGNYFNMELRYSGGLLGGDDNYYSAISSYRNYNIIFDETVLAYRIRAGYVEPFSSTGSSGLPIESRFFIGGGNSVRGYEENSLGPEAGGEPVGGQVLLLTNVELRFYIPGLSDLNIGGVVFLDGGNVWDSITDLSLNKFNIFKDSHEITLSDYKYSCGFGLRYYTPIGPIRVDAGFPVNKAAYINPDYWIHISLGHLF; encoded by the coding sequence ATGTCAATCTCAATGCTATATAAAATCAGGAAAGCGCTGTCAACAGCCATTCTCAGTTTTATAATCTTCTCGGGAGAAGTCTGTTTCTTCTCTAATGTTTTAGCTGAAGGGTTTGATGATGAACTGCCGGTTGTAGATCGGATTATTATACTTGGAAACCGCACGTTCGATGATAAAACTCTTAAAAGTAAAATGCAGACAAAAGAAAAGGGGTTTATAAGTTTCTTTAATAAACCAAGATACAGAAAAGACTTCCTGATACGGGATCTGGAAAGAATTAAGTCCTTTTACAAAAAGAAAGGCTTTTTCAAGACTGAAGTAAATCTCAGTTCACTGGTTAGAGATGAGAAAAGCAACTCTGTTATAATAAAGATTATCATCGATGAAGGGGAGCGCACCAGAATCAGAAGTCTTGAAATCGAGGATCCCAAAGTAATTTCAGAAAGTTTAATTAGAGATGTTCTGGAATTGACAGTGGGACATCCTTACAATCCTAATTTAGTTAAAACGGACCAGTACGCTATATTTAATCTCTTTGTTCAGAAGGGGTATCTGGGAACAGGTGTTTCATACGACGTTAATATCGATTCTACAGAGGTTGATCTAATCTGGAAGATAAAGACCGGGGAAAAAGCTAAGATTGATTCTATTAGTATAACCGGAAACAGCAAGGTAGACACGGAGATTGTATCCAGGGAACTAACAATACATCCAGGCGATTATTTCGACCTTAAGAAAATCCAGCAAAGTAAACAGAATTTGTACAATACCGGCTGTTTCTCATCTGTCGATATTCAACCCGAAGATCTCAACCTTGAAGAGGGGATTGTTGATTTGCACCTGGCTGTGCGCGAAAGAGAAATGGGCTATATTGAGGCAGGAATAGGAGTTGGCAATGTTCACGCGAGCCATATGTTTCTTGAATGGGGTCAGAGAAACTTACTGAATAGAGGATATGGTTTGAGATTGACATCTTCCTATTCTTTTAGCCTCTTTCAGGAAAATGAAATAAATTTTTCAGATATGGTTTTTGATAGAAAATATGTCAGGTACGAGGGTGAGCTGCGTTTTCCGCATATTTTGTCGACATGGAACACATTCTCACTGGGAGCATATTATGAAGATGATGCTACGATATTACCGGCTGTTTTCAGTTCAATGAGTTATACAGCCGCGATTTCCAGAAATGTTTCCCGTCAGACATTAATTCTGTTAAGTTATGCTTTTGAGCATATAAAGAGGAATCCCGTTACGGGTCAAGCGAGCGAGTCGGGAAGACGTTCACTGAAACTAAAGTACAGAAGGGATACGAGAAAATATTACTTCAATCCGAAGAAGGGCAATTATTTTAATATGGAGCTGAGATACTCCGGTGGGCTTCTGGGCGGGGATGATAATTACTATTCCGCTATTTCTTCCTATAGGAATTATAATATTATTTTTGATGAGACAGTTTTGGCGTATAGGATTAGAGCTGGATACGTTGAACCCTTTTCATCGACTGGTTCAAGTGGACTGCCTATAGAAAGCAGGTTTTTCATTGGTGGTGGAAATTCTGTTAGAGGTTATGAGGAGAATTCTCTCGGCCCTGAGGCCGGGGGTGAACCGGTCGGCGGACAGGTCTTGTTGTTAACAAATGTTGAATTGAGATTCTACATTCCCGGTTTATCTGATTTAAATATAGGAGGGGTGGTTTTTCTTGACGGCGGTAATGTCTGGGATAGCATCACAGATTTATCATTAAATAAATTCAATATTTTTAAGGATTCTCATGAAATTACTTTATCTGATTATAAGTATAGTTGCGGTTTCGGATTAAGATATTATACGCCGATCGGACCGATAAGGGTCGATGCCGGATTTCCCGTTAATAAGGCAGCTTACATTAATCCCGACTACTGGATTCATATAAGCCTCGGACATCTTTTTTAA
- a CDS encoding site-2 protease family protein — protein MFLTIVAFLFVLSVVVFIHEFGHFIVAKLNNVYVVTFSLGFGPKLLKKRWGETEYAISVIPFGGYCKFAGENDEEDENDEKEYGGESKEADIEYDVPEERTFRAKSPFQKMQIVVAGPLMNALLGLLIYIGSVWAQGVPIENRVGIVGDVKENSPAMIAGFERGDRILEVDGEDFRAGTDLSYLVKNNKDNKMVFKVLRRGDTLSIDVTPEFNGETGEYRLGLSYYLRFPPKIGDVKRDSPAWEAGIRPGAYIQTINDTSIISFTDLTDKIHNSLGRKLEFVWIQSGAKQSAVIIPESIDIPKGSGEKLEVIEAGGIGIGQYYEVREISFFNAVVRGSGAYGRMTVAILGFLKKLVTGNASMKALGGPIRIGQMAGDMARWGFGRLSLFIAFFSLNLAIFNLLPILPFDGGHFVLYLVELVSGRPVNPKVKNVMMQAGFVILIILMVLITAMDLFNVFN, from the coding sequence ATGTTTCTTACAATCGTGGCGTTCTTATTTGTACTGAGTGTGGTTGTGTTCATACATGAGTTTGGACATTTTATTGTGGCAAAGCTTAATAATGTATATGTCGTTACTTTTTCTCTTGGATTTGGGCCAAAACTGCTTAAGAAAAGATGGGGTGAAACAGAGTATGCCATTTCTGTTATACCATTCGGAGGTTATTGCAAGTTTGCCGGTGAAAATGACGAGGAAGATGAAAATGATGAGAAGGAATACGGCGGAGAATCAAAAGAGGCGGATATAGAATATGATGTTCCTGAAGAACGCACATTCAGAGCAAAATCACCCTTTCAGAAAATGCAGATAGTCGTCGCCGGGCCGCTTATGAACGCTCTGCTGGGGCTCCTTATTTATATCGGAAGTGTTTGGGCTCAGGGAGTTCCTATAGAAAATAGGGTTGGGATAGTGGGAGATGTAAAAGAGAATTCCCCCGCTATGATAGCGGGCTTCGAAAGAGGAGACAGAATCCTTGAAGTAGACGGTGAAGATTTCAGGGCCGGTACTGATTTGTCTTATTTGGTTAAAAACAATAAAGACAATAAGATGGTATTTAAAGTTCTAAGAAGAGGCGATACTCTTTCTATAGATGTAACACCGGAGTTTAACGGGGAAACCGGCGAATACAGATTGGGACTGTCGTATTATCTGCGATTCCCGCCTAAAATTGGAGATGTAAAGCGCGACAGCCCCGCGTGGGAAGCAGGTATAAGACCCGGGGCGTATATACAGACAATCAATGATACGTCAATAATTTCATTTACTGATCTTACAGATAAAATACACAATAGCCTCGGCCGGAAGCTCGAATTTGTATGGATTCAGAGTGGTGCAAAACAATCCGCTGTTATTATCCCCGAGTCAATTGATATTCCCAAGGGGAGTGGAGAAAAACTGGAAGTTATTGAAGCGGGCGGTATCGGGATTGGGCAATACTATGAAGTGCGTGAAATATCCTTTTTTAATGCTGTTGTAAGGGGCTCCGGCGCCTATGGAAGGATGACCGTTGCTATTTTAGGGTTTCTTAAAAAACTTGTAACCGGAAACGCGTCTATGAAAGCCCTTGGAGGACCGATTCGAATTGGGCAAATGGCCGGTGATATGGCCAGATGGGGTTTTGGGCGCCTGTCTCTCTTTATTGCTTTCTTTTCCTTGAATCTTGCTATATTCAATCTCCTTCCTATTTTACCGTTTGACGGAGGGCATTTTGTGCTCTATCTGGTTGAATTAGTATCGGGCAGACCCGTTAATCCGAAGGTAAAAAATGTGATGATGCAGGCAGGTTTTGTAATTCTTATTATATTAATGGTTTTGATAACTGCTATGGATCTTTTCAATGTGTTCAATTAA